Proteins encoded by one window of Mustelus asterias chromosome 9, sMusAst1.hap1.1, whole genome shotgun sequence:
- the cpsf6 gene encoding cleavage and polyadenylation specificity factor subunit 6, translating into MADGVDHIDIYADVGEEFNQETEYSGHDQIDLYDDVISPSANNGDAPEDRDYMDSMPQSVSDDGGKTPNSLGPNIVYTYTGKRIALYIGNLTWWTTDEDLTEALHSMGITDVLEIKFFENRANGQSKGFALICVGSESSSKKLLDMLPKRDMHGQNPIVTPCNKQSLSQFEMQSRKSTQSGQMSGEGKAGPPGANSRLAFSQSGRGRGRFPPSGPGGDRFPGPSGPGGPPPFPGQGPPRPPPGPPGPPGPPGPPPPGQGLPPPLGGPPNRGDRPPPPVLFPGQPFGQPPMGPLPPGPPPPVPGYGPPPGPPPPQQGPPPPPGPFPPRPPGPLGPPINLAPPPHLPGPPPGAPPPAPHVNPAFFPPPANNVIPSSDSRGPPPSDPYGRPPPYDRGDYGPAGRDMDSSRTPLSEAEFEEIMNRNRAISSSAISRAVSDASAGDYGSAIETLVTAISLIKQSKVSADDRCKVLISSLQDCLHGIESKSYGSGSRKRERSRERDHSRSREKSRRHKERSRSRDRHDDYYRERSRERERHRDRERDRDRERDREREYRHR; encoded by the exons GAAACTGAGTACAGCGGTCATGATCAGATAGATTTGTATGATGATGTCATATCGCCATCTGCCAATAATGGCGACGCACCAGAGGATCGTGATTACATGGACAGCATGCCACAGTCCGTTTCAGATGATGGTGGCAAAACTCCCAATTCATTGGGTCCAAATATTGTTTATACCTATACTGGCAAGAGAATAGCTTTGTATATTGGGAATCTGACTTGG TGGACCACAGATGAGGATTTGACTGAAGCTCTTCATTCAATGGGCATTACTGATGTTTTAGAAATAAAGTTTTTTGAGAACCGGGCTAATGGACAGTCAAAAGG GTTTGCACTCATTTGTGTGGGATCTGAAAGTTCATCCAAAAAACTGTTGGATATGCTTCCTAAACGAGACATGCATGGACAGAATCCTATTGTCACACCATGCAATAAGCAGTCACTCAGTCAATTTGAAATGCAGTCTAGGAAAT CTACTCAGTCTGGCCAAATGTCAGGGGAAGGCAAAGCTGGGCCTCCTGGAGCCAACAGTCGCTTAGCATTTTCCCAAAGTGGAAGAGGACGTGGTCGTTTCCCACCATCTGGCCCTGGTGGGGACAGATTCCCCGGGCCTTCTGGACCAGGAGGCCCCCCACCTTTTCCTG GACAAGGTCCACCCCGACCACCTCCAGGTCCTCCTGGCCCCCCAGGCCCCCCGGGTCCACCTCCACCTGGGCAAGGCCTTCCTCCTCCATTAGGTGGGCCACCAAATCGTGGTGATCGTCCTCCACCCCCAGTTTTGTTTCCAGGACAGCCATTTGGGCAACCTCCCATGGGACCACTCCCCCCTGGTCCTCCCCCTCCTGTTCCAGGCTATGGCCCTCCTCctggcccccctcctcctcaacaaggaccacccccaccacctggtCCTTTCCCACCTCGTCCCCCAGGTCCACTTGGCCCTCCCATTAATCTTGCTCCACCTCCCCATCTTCCTGGACCCCCTCCTGgtgcacctcctccagcccctcatgtaaatcctgctttcttcccaccaCCGGCCAATAATGTAATTCCCTCATCTGACAGTCGTGGACCACCTCCATCAGATCCATATGGGCGGCCTCCACCATATGATCGCGGAGATTATGGACCTGCTGGCAG AGACATGGATTCTTCACGGACTCCACTGAGTGAAGCAGAATTTGAGGAAATCATGAATCGAAACAGAGCTATTTCTAGCAGTGCAATTTCAAGGGCTGTGTCGGATGCTAGTGCTG GTGATTATGGGAGTGCTATTGAGACCCTGGTCACTGCTATTTCTTTGATTAAGCAGTCTAAAGTATCTGCTGATGACCGTTGTAAAGTTCTCATAAGTTCTCTACAGGATTGTCTTCATGGAATAGAATCAAAGTCATATGGCTCTGGGTCACG AAAACGTGAACGTTCACGGGAGCGAGATCACAGTAGAtcgagagagaaaagcagacgcCACAAAGAGCGCTCACGAAGCCGTGATCGGCACGATGACTATTACCGTGAAAGAAGTAGAGAGCGGGAAAGGCATCGTGATCGTGaacgagacagagacagggagcgagacagagaacgAGAGTATCGTCATCGCTAA